One genomic segment of Polyodon spathula isolate WHYD16114869_AA chromosome 17, ASM1765450v1, whole genome shotgun sequence includes these proteins:
- the LOC121330219 gene encoding transcription factor PU.1-like isoform X1: MEGYILPHHAEEIITYDPEIYRQPHEYYPYLSSDGENHGDHCWDYHPHHIHSSDFEAFHENNFTELQSVQPLHLQQLHRYTELDPLHSIDPALGATHVGISPQFVAGTWKPEWKLVSPNIQTIPENKTHGKVQYFQRVFPFQSPAQRSSDDDDLERRSPPFEVSDGETDPAGSIPFAATGEAGSKKKIRLFQFLLDLLRNGDLKESIWWVDKDKGTFQFSSKHKEVLAHRWGLQKGNRKKMTYQKMARALRNYGKTGEVKKVKKKLTYQFSGEVLGRSNDRKMYSH, from the exons ATGGAAGGGTATATCTTACCACAT CATGCAGAAGAAATTATTACATACGATCCTGAAATTTACAGACAGCCTCACGAATATTATCCCTATCTGAGCAGCGACGGAGAAAACCATGGAG atCACTGTTGGGATTACCACCCTCACCACATCCACAGCAGTGACTTCGAAGCTTTCCATGAGAATAACTTCACTGAGTTACAGAGCGTTCAGCCCCTGCACCTGCAGCAGCTTCACCGTTACACTGAACTCGACCCCCTGCACTCTATTGACCCAGCTCTGGGGGCCACACATGTCGGAATATCCCCCCAG TTTGTTGCTGGCACCTGGAAACCTGAATGGAAGTTGGTTTCACCAAATATACAGACTATACCTGAAAATAAAACTCACGGCAAG GTGCAGTATTTTCAGCGAGTCTTTCCTTTCCAGTCTCCAGCGCAGCGCAGTTCGGATGATGATGACTTGGAGAGACGGAGCCCTCCCTTCGAGGTGTCTGATGGAGAGACAGACCCTGCGGGCAGTATTCCTTTCGCAGCCACTGGAGAAGCAG GAAGTAAGAAGAAGATCCGCTTGTTCCAATTCCTGCTTGATCTGCTGCGCAACGGGGACCTGAAGGAAAGCATCTGGTGGGTGGACAAAGACAAGGGGACCTTCCAGTTCTCCTCCAAACACAAGGAAGTTTTGGCCCACCGCTGGGGGTTGCAGAAGGGCAACCGCAAGAAAATGACCTACCAGAAGATGGCCCGGGCACTCAGAAACTACGGCAAGACCGGCGAGGTGAAGAAAGTGAAGAAAAAGCTGACTTACCAGTTCAGTGGTGAGGTGCTGGGGAGAAGCAACGATAGAAAGATGTACTCGCACTGA
- the LOC121330219 gene encoding transcription factor PU.1-like isoform X2 gives MEGYILPHHAEEIITYDPEIYRQPHEYYPYLSSDGENHGDHCWDYHPHHIHSSDFEAFHENNFTELQSVQPLHLQQLHRYTELDPLHSIDPALGATHVGISPQFVAGTWKPEWKLVSPNIQTIPENKTHGKSPAQRSSDDDDLERRSPPFEVSDGETDPAGSIPFAATGEAGSKKKIRLFQFLLDLLRNGDLKESIWWVDKDKGTFQFSSKHKEVLAHRWGLQKGNRKKMTYQKMARALRNYGKTGEVKKVKKKLTYQFSGEVLGRSNDRKMYSH, from the exons ATGGAAGGGTATATCTTACCACAT CATGCAGAAGAAATTATTACATACGATCCTGAAATTTACAGACAGCCTCACGAATATTATCCCTATCTGAGCAGCGACGGAGAAAACCATGGAG atCACTGTTGGGATTACCACCCTCACCACATCCACAGCAGTGACTTCGAAGCTTTCCATGAGAATAACTTCACTGAGTTACAGAGCGTTCAGCCCCTGCACCTGCAGCAGCTTCACCGTTACACTGAACTCGACCCCCTGCACTCTATTGACCCAGCTCTGGGGGCCACACATGTCGGAATATCCCCCCAG TTTGTTGCTGGCACCTGGAAACCTGAATGGAAGTTGGTTTCACCAAATATACAGACTATACCTGAAAATAAAACTCACGGCAAG TCTCCAGCGCAGCGCAGTTCGGATGATGATGACTTGGAGAGACGGAGCCCTCCCTTCGAGGTGTCTGATGGAGAGACAGACCCTGCGGGCAGTATTCCTTTCGCAGCCACTGGAGAAGCAG GAAGTAAGAAGAAGATCCGCTTGTTCCAATTCCTGCTTGATCTGCTGCGCAACGGGGACCTGAAGGAAAGCATCTGGTGGGTGGACAAAGACAAGGGGACCTTCCAGTTCTCCTCCAAACACAAGGAAGTTTTGGCCCACCGCTGGGGGTTGCAGAAGGGCAACCGCAAGAAAATGACCTACCAGAAGATGGCCCGGGCACTCAGAAACTACGGCAAGACCGGCGAGGTGAAGAAAGTGAAGAAAAAGCTGACTTACCAGTTCAGTGGTGAGGTGCTGGGGAGAAGCAACGATAGAAAGATGTACTCGCACTGA